One genomic segment of Occultella kanbiaonis includes these proteins:
- a CDS encoding SDR family NAD(P)-dependent oxidoreductase: MTDLPFGDRVAIVTGGGSGLGEAIAKELAAGGAAVVVSDLNPDGAARVAEEIVADGGTASPFAHDVASADTSRALVAHAVTTYGGLHLAVNNAGIGGAQAPVGEVDLTDWNRVIDINLNGVLYGMRYQIPELLKDPGRSAIVNMASIHGAVAAPGNAAYTAAKHAIVGLTKNAAAEYGPAGLRVNCVGPAYIDTPLLLDLPDEFRAALIGKHPLGRLGLPEEVSALVCFLLSDRASFITGSYHLIDGGYTAV; this comes from the coding sequence ATGACTGACCTTCCATTCGGCGATCGGGTTGCGATCGTGACCGGCGGCGGTTCCGGGCTGGGCGAGGCGATCGCGAAGGAGCTCGCCGCCGGCGGTGCCGCCGTGGTGGTCAGCGACCTGAACCCCGACGGCGCGGCCCGGGTCGCCGAGGAGATCGTTGCGGACGGTGGCACGGCGTCCCCGTTCGCACACGACGTGGCGAGCGCGGACACCTCGCGCGCCCTCGTGGCGCACGCGGTGACCACCTACGGCGGCCTGCACCTGGCCGTGAACAACGCCGGGATCGGCGGCGCGCAAGCACCCGTCGGGGAGGTCGACCTGACCGACTGGAACCGGGTCATCGACATCAACCTGAACGGCGTCCTGTACGGGATGCGGTACCAGATCCCGGAGTTGCTCAAGGATCCGGGGCGCAGCGCGATCGTGAACATGGCCTCGATCCATGGCGCCGTGGCGGCACCCGGCAATGCCGCCTACACCGCGGCCAAGCACGCCATCGTGGGGCTCACCAAGAACGCGGCCGCGGAGTACGGTCCGGCGGGTCTGCGGGTCAACTGCGTCGGCCCGGCGTACATCGACACCCCGCTCCTGCTGGACCTGCCCGACGAGTTCCGCGCCGCCCTGATCGGCAAGCACCCGCTCGGCCGGCTCGGCCTGCCCGAGGAGGTCTCGGCGCTGGTGTGCTTCCTGCTCTCGGACCGGGCCAGTTTCATCACCGGGAGCTACCACCTGATCGACGGCGGCTACACGGCCGTGTAG
- a CDS encoding bifunctional 2-methylcitrate synthase/citrate synthase, with amino-acid sequence MTETDIKKGLAGVVVDVTSISKVNPETNSLLYRGYPVQDLAAHCSFEEVAYLLWHGELPTEAELAAQNDAERAQRALPDGVVDVITSLPTTCHPMDVCRTAVSVIGAHDPAAEDPSPEASLAKSLRLFAQLPAVVAFDQRRRRGQELVPPREDLGYAENFLYMTFGEVPEPEVVRAFEVSMVLYAEHSFNASTFTARVITSTLADLHSAVVGAIGALKGPLHGGANEAVMATFDEIGSADAAEAWLEDALAHKKKIMGFGHRVYKNGDSRVPTMKSVLDDLVAHYDRPDLGDLYTTLEKAMGERKNIKPNLDYPAGPAYHLMGFDTPTFTPLFVASRVTGWTAHIMEQAASNALIRPLSEYVGPDQRDVPTRA; translated from the coding sequence ATGACCGAGACCGACATCAAGAAGGGGCTGGCCGGGGTCGTCGTCGACGTCACGTCCATCTCCAAGGTCAACCCCGAGACCAACTCGCTGCTCTACCGCGGCTACCCCGTGCAAGACCTCGCCGCGCACTGCTCGTTCGAGGAGGTCGCCTACCTGCTCTGGCACGGCGAGCTGCCCACCGAGGCCGAGCTGGCGGCGCAGAACGATGCCGAGCGCGCCCAGCGGGCCCTGCCCGACGGCGTCGTGGACGTCATCACGTCCCTGCCCACCACTTGCCACCCGATGGACGTGTGCCGCACCGCCGTCTCCGTGATCGGCGCGCACGACCCGGCCGCCGAGGACCCCTCGCCCGAGGCGAGCCTCGCGAAGTCCCTGCGCCTGTTCGCCCAGCTCCCCGCCGTCGTCGCATTCGACCAGCGCCGCCGCCGCGGCCAGGAGCTCGTGCCGCCGCGCGAGGACCTCGGCTACGCCGAGAACTTCCTGTACATGACGTTCGGGGAGGTCCCCGAGCCGGAGGTGGTGCGCGCGTTCGAGGTGTCGATGGTGCTCTACGCGGAGCACTCCTTCAACGCCTCCACCTTCACCGCCCGGGTGATCACCTCCACGCTGGCGGACCTGCACTCGGCCGTCGTCGGGGCGATCGGTGCGCTCAAGGGGCCGCTGCACGGCGGCGCGAACGAGGCCGTGATGGCCACGTTCGACGAGATCGGGTCCGCCGACGCCGCCGAGGCCTGGCTCGAGGATGCGCTCGCGCACAAGAAGAAGATCATGGGCTTCGGGCACCGGGTCTACAAGAACGGCGACTCCCGGGTGCCGACGATGAAGTCCGTCCTGGACGACCTGGTGGCCCACTACGACCGGCCCGACCTCGGCGACCTGTACACGACGCTCGAGAAGGCCATGGGTGAGCGCAAGAACATCAAGCCGAACCTTGACTACCCGGCCGGACCCGCCTATCACCTGATGGGCTTCGACACCCCGACGTTCACGCCGCTGTTCGTGGCGTCCCGGGTGACCGGGTGGACCGCGCACATCATGGAGCAGGCCGCCTCGAACGCGCTGATCCGGCCGCTGAGCGAGTACGTCGGACCGGACCAGCGGGACGTGCCCACGCGAGCCTGA
- the prpB gene encoding methylisocitrate lyase, whose translation MLHAPTSASDKRRRLREALAGPDLLRLPGAFNPLSARLIEEKGFEGVYISGAVLSADLGLPDIGLTTLTEVAARSGQIARMTNLPAIVDADTGFGEPMNVARTIQVLEDAGLAGAHIEDQVNPKRCGHLDGKSVVGLGDAVKRIRAAADARRDPDFLIMARTDARAIEGLDAAIDRAKALVDAGADAIFPEAMADLGEFEAVASAVDVPVLANMTEFGKSELFSTAQLASAGVRIVIYPVTLLRLAMGEAERGLDEIVAAGTQAGAVPRMQTRARLYELLDYAGYNEFDSEIFTYRP comes from the coding sequence ATGCTGCACGCACCCACCAGTGCGTCCGACAAGCGGCGCCGGCTGCGCGAGGCCCTTGCCGGCCCGGACCTGCTGCGCCTGCCAGGGGCGTTCAACCCGCTCTCGGCACGGCTGATCGAGGAGAAGGGATTCGAGGGGGTCTACATCTCCGGGGCCGTGCTCTCGGCCGACCTCGGCCTGCCGGACATCGGTCTGACCACGCTGACCGAGGTCGCGGCCCGCTCCGGGCAGATCGCCCGGATGACGAACCTGCCCGCGATCGTGGACGCGGACACCGGCTTCGGCGAACCGATGAACGTTGCGCGCACCATCCAGGTCCTCGAGGACGCCGGGCTCGCCGGCGCCCACATCGAGGACCAGGTCAACCCGAAGCGGTGCGGGCACCTGGACGGCAAGTCCGTGGTGGGGCTCGGTGACGCGGTCAAGCGGATCCGCGCGGCCGCCGACGCCCGCCGGGACCCGGACTTCCTCATCATGGCCCGCACCGACGCGCGCGCCATCGAAGGACTCGACGCCGCGATCGACCGCGCCAAGGCGCTGGTGGACGCCGGCGCGGACGCGATCTTCCCGGAGGCGATGGCCGACCTCGGCGAGTTCGAGGCCGTGGCGTCCGCGGTGGATGTGCCCGTGCTCGCGAACATGACCGAGTTCGGGAAGTCCGAGCTGTTCAGCACCGCCCAGCTCGCCTCCGCCGGGGTGCGCATCGTGATCTACCCGGTCACCCTGCTGCGGCTGGCGATGGGGGAGGCCGAGCGGGGCCTGGACGAGATCGTGGCGGCCGGCACCCAGGCCGGCGCGGTGCCCCGGATGCAGACCCGCGCCCGGCTCTACGAGCTCCTCGACTACGCCGGCTACAACGAGTTCGACTCCGAGATCTTCACGTACCGGCCCTGA